A window of Desulfobacterales bacterium genomic DNA:
ACTGTTTTGCTCGTCATATCCAGGTACCAATGTTTCTACTGCTTGATTTTATAATGAAAGTCGCCACAAAGACGGGTCCTTGCCATGGCGGCGCGATGCCTTTCATTGTTTCGTTGCCGCTGGCCGATATTGTCCGGCCAGACCGGTCAGACCCAATATTTGCGGTTGAACCCTGGCCAGGAAAGAGACGGCGAACATGGTGATAAAGCCCTCGATGATCATCACCGGCAGGTGGGCGGCAACAACAATTTTGGCAGTGGCCATAAAGCCCGTGTCCGACAGGGCCAGGGACAGGGCCACCAGCAGGGTGGCCAGGAAGACCGAGAGAAAGCCGCCGGCAAATGCGGCCCAGGGCCTTGATTTCGGTTGGCTCAGCCAGGGCCGCAGCAGGTAGTAGCAAAGCACGGCCGGGGCCGCCATGTTGAAGGTGTTGACCCCCAGGACCACCAGGCCGCCGAACTGGAAGAAGATGGCCTGGAGCAGCAGGGCGGTAAGGATTGCCGGGAAACTGGCCCAGCCCAGCACCATCCCGAGCAGACCGTTTAAGATCAGGTGGACGCTGCCCGGCCCCAGGGGCACATGGATGAGGGAGGCCACGAAAAAGGTGGCCGACAGGATTGACACGGTCATGATCCGGTCATAATCGAGTTTTTTCAGACCGATCGTGGTACCCACCGCGGCCAGGGCGCCGCCACTGATCAGCACCGGCGCCGACAATACACCTTCCGAGATATGCATAGAACCCACCCTGTGTTACAGTTCAATAATTCGTATTACCGACCGGTAAAAAAAACTCCCTTGGTTACCGGAGGGCCTTGCCCGTACTGCTCATGGCCAGGTTGCCGTCCCGGATCCCCCGGAGGGCGATGAG
This region includes:
- the cbiM gene encoding cobalt transporter CbiM, producing MHISEGVLSAPVLISGGALAAVGTTIGLKKLDYDRIMTVSILSATFFVASLIHVPLGPGSVHLILNGLLGMVLGWASFPAILTALLLQAIFFQFGGLVVLGVNTFNMAAPAVLCYYLLRPWLSQPKSRPWAAFAGGFLSVFLATLLVALSLALSDTGFMATAKIVVAAHLPVMIIEGFITMFAVSFLARVQPQILGLTGLAGQYRPAATKQ